The Chryseobacterium suipulveris genome window below encodes:
- a CDS encoding sulfite exporter TauE/SafE family protein produces the protein MQEIIICAVALFASGLTFFSGFGLGTILLPVFALFFPVEVAIALTAIVHFLNNVFKFFLVGKNVDKQVLLRFGIPAIAAAFLGAYLLNYLSEMKPFYEYGFSGKSFQITAIKVIIAVLLIFFALFDLIPRLKNLQFGKKYLPLGGLVSGFFGGLSGHQGALRSAFLIRAGLSKEAFIATGIAIACLIDISRLSVYSEHIIKNNESLNWNLVILATLSAFAGAFLGNKLLKKITISFLQKFVAVALIVFSVFLGLGVL, from the coding sequence ATGCAGGAAATTATTATTTGTGCGGTTGCGCTGTTTGCGTCGGGACTTACTTTTTTTTCAGGATTTGGTTTGGGAACGATTCTTCTTCCCGTTTTCGCACTGTTTTTTCCGGTCGAAGTTGCCATTGCTTTAACGGCGATTGTGCATTTTCTGAACAACGTCTTCAAATTCTTCCTCGTTGGGAAAAATGTTGACAAACAGGTTTTGTTGAGATTTGGGATTCCTGCAATTGCGGCGGCGTTTTTGGGAGCTTATTTGCTCAATTATCTTTCAGAAATGAAACCGTTTTACGAATACGGATTTTCGGGAAAATCATTTCAAATCACTGCAATCAAGGTGATCATCGCGGTTCTGTTAATTTTCTTCGCGCTCTTCGATTTGATTCCCCGGCTGAAAAACCTGCAGTTCGGCAAAAAATATTTACCGCTCGGTGGATTGGTGAGTGGTTTCTTTGGCGGACTTTCAGGGCATCAAGGTGCGCTCCGATCGGCGTTTCTGATTCGGGCGGGATTATCGAAGGAAGCTTTTATCGCGACAGGAATTGCAATTGCCTGTCTCATCGATATTTCGCGGCTTTCCGTTTATTCGGAACACATCATCAAGAATAACGAATCCCTCAACTGGAACTTGGTGATTCTCGCGACACTTTCTGCTTTTGCGGGTGCTTTTTTAGGGAATAAACTCTTGAAGAAAATCACCATTTCCTTCCTTCAAAAATTTGTTGCGGTGGCTTTAATTGTGTTTTCTGTTTTCCTGGGATTGGGAGTTTTGTAA
- a CDS encoding serine hydrolase domain-containing protein: MNFFRSILPLLLLAILVTSCKSEGINSESEDTETSLPNYGNIKLAEIFHRKDIKLENKDSIVSVLDNYYKNVWEKGDLWGGFLVAKGDKILYEEYRGFAQDKNQEPINKEVPLHVASVSKTLTAMAVMKLVEAGKIDLNDHLTKFFPKFPYPKVTVFTLLNQRSGLPKYEYFIEKIKPEPAELSKKFLTNQDVLNMLIRYQPELSRETDTGFMYCNTNYALLALIVEQVTKTPFPEAMQQIVFRPLKMKHTYIFQEKDTATAAKSFYQRGPRVYPYDRLDAIYGDKNVFTTPRDLLNFSKAMFAKNFLRHDLYEKIFEPYSNERPGVNNYGIGFRMKVFNENEKLTYHNGWWHGTNSVFAHLLKSNVTIVAIGNKYSRRVYSALALSGLFENFPYEIEKFHKVMNETDSTKSSTAKDSVDSYSE, translated from the coding sequence ATGAATTTTTTCCGCAGTATTTTGCCGCTGCTACTTTTGGCGATTTTGGTGACCTCATGCAAATCAGAAGGCATCAATTCTGAAAGCGAAGACACCGAAACCAGCTTGCCCAATTACGGAAACATCAAGCTTGCCGAGATTTTCCACAGAAAAGACATTAAGCTGGAAAACAAGGACTCCATCGTATCTGTTCTCGACAACTACTACAAAAACGTTTGGGAAAAAGGCGATTTGTGGGGCGGGTTTCTCGTAGCAAAAGGCGACAAAATTCTTTACGAAGAATACCGCGGATTTGCTCAGGACAAAAATCAGGAACCCATCAATAAAGAAGTTCCACTGCACGTCGCGTCGGTTTCAAAAACTTTGACAGCAATGGCGGTAATGAAACTCGTGGAAGCTGGAAAAATTGATCTGAATGACCATCTGACAAAATTCTTCCCAAAATTCCCCTATCCGAAAGTGACTGTTTTCACGCTTTTAAACCAAAGAAGTGGACTACCGAAATACGAATACTTCATTGAAAAAATAAAGCCAGAACCAGCGGAACTTTCCAAGAAATTCCTCACCAATCAGGATGTGCTGAATATGCTGATTCGTTACCAACCCGAACTTTCGCGCGAAACCGACACTGGCTTTATGTACTGCAATACGAATTATGCGTTATTGGCTTTAATTGTCGAGCAGGTTACCAAAACTCCTTTTCCGGAGGCGATGCAGCAGATTGTTTTCCGCCCACTGAAAATGAAGCACACCTATATTTTTCAGGAAAAAGATACGGCGACCGCAGCGAAATCCTTTTACCAACGCGGACCGAGAGTTTATCCTTATGATCGTCTTGATGCAATATACGGCGACAAAAACGTGTTCACCACGCCACGCGATTTGCTGAATTTCTCCAAGGCGATGTTTGCCAAAAACTTCCTTCGCCACGACCTTTACGAAAAGATTTTTGAACCGTACAGCAACGAAAGACCGGGAGTCAACAATTATGGAATCGGTTTCAGGATGAAGGTCTTTAACGAAAACGAAAAACTCACCTACCACAACGGATGGTGGCACGGAACGAACTCTGTTTTTGCCCACCTTCTGAAATCCAACGTAACCATTGTCGCCATCGGAAACAAATATTCGAGGAGGGTTTATTCGGCACTCGCGCTTTCCGGGCTGTTTGAAAATTTCCCTTACGAAATCGAGAAATTCCACAAGGTGATGAACGAAACCGACAGTACTAAAAGTTCTACTGCCAAAGATTCCGTGGATTCCTACAGCGAATAA
- a CDS encoding acyl-CoA thioesterase: MAKIKKASESLTVMTNIVLPNETNSLRNLFGGELLARMDRCASISAARHCERRVVTASVNHVSFNHPIPEGGIVVLESKVSRAFSTSMEIYVDVWLDDPINQKKIHTNEGIYTFVAVDEFNKPVPIPQMEPETEEEKLRFDAALRRKELSLILSGRMKPADSVELKKLFSI, from the coding sequence ATGGCAAAAATCAAAAAAGCGTCGGAATCATTAACGGTGATGACGAATATCGTGCTTCCCAACGAAACCAATTCACTCAGAAACCTTTTCGGTGGCGAACTTTTGGCAAGAATGGACCGATGCGCGTCAATTTCCGCAGCAAGACATTGTGAAAGACGCGTCGTAACGGCTTCTGTGAACCACGTTTCGTTCAACCACCCCATTCCTGAAGGCGGAATCGTTGTTTTGGAATCGAAAGTTTCAAGGGCGTTTTCTACCTCAATGGAAATTTATGTCGATGTTTGGTTGGATGATCCGATCAATCAGAAAAAAATCCATACCAACGAAGGAATCTACACTTTCGTGGCGGTGGATGAATTTAACAAACCGGTTCCGATCCCACAAATGGAGCCAGAAACCGAGGAAGAAAAACTTCGGTTCGATGCCGCACTGCGAAGAAAAGAACTTTCGCTCATCCTCTCTGGAAGAATGAAACCTGCAGATTCGGTGGAGCTGAAGAAACTCTTCTCTATCTAA
- a CDS encoding heme-binding domain-containing protein: protein MKTFLNILYWFLIVIALIQFIPVDRTNKPVDEKVNFVTVQNTPKNVTEILKKACYDCHSNETVYPNYAYVAPISWSIKNHINEGREHLNFSEWKNFNPDLKKNMLENSAKSVKDYSMPMTGYIAQHPEANLTKAERVLLVNYFEELLKSGKY from the coding sequence ATGAAAACATTCCTGAATATTCTATACTGGTTTCTGATTGTGATTGCATTGATTCAGTTCATTCCTGTGGACAGAACCAACAAACCCGTTGATGAAAAAGTGAATTTCGTGACGGTGCAGAACACTCCCAAAAATGTTACTGAAATTTTGAAAAAAGCTTGCTACGACTGCCATTCCAACGAAACGGTTTACCCGAACTATGCGTATGTCGCGCCAATTTCGTGGTCGATCAAGAACCACATCAACGAAGGTCGAGAACATCTGAATTTCTCGGAATGGAAGAATTTCAACCCTGATTTGAAAAAGAATATGCTCGAAAACTCGGCGAAATCGGTCAAGGATTACTCGATGCCGATGACTGGTTATATTGCGCAGCATCCCGAGGCGAACCTCACCAAAGCGGAAAGGGTTTTGCTCGTGAATTACTTTGAGGAACTGCTGAAGTCGGGGAAATACTAA
- a CDS encoding 2-hydroxyacid dehydrogenase: protein MKILLLDKNHPLITEQLSAKGFLLDEDFTSSYDDVLKKILDYDGIIIRSRIPIDRNFIEHAKNLKFIARVGAGMENIDCEFAELSGIRLISSPEGNRDSVAEHVLGMLLILMNRLFIASNEVKNGIWKREENRGDELLGKTFGIIGYGNMGKAVAKRLSGFGCKVIFHDILPNLSDEFATQVSLEELKKESDILSLHLPITPETHYLIDEKFISEMEKDFYFVNTARGKNVKTKDLVEAIKNGKVKAAALDVLEYEKSSFENLETKNEDLQFLLNSEKVIVTPHIAGWTTQSKEKLAQVIVDKILIEIV, encoded by the coding sequence ATGAAAATCCTCCTCCTCGACAAAAACCACCCACTCATTACGGAACAACTTTCCGCAAAGGGTTTTTTGTTGGATGAAGATTTCACTTCCTCTTACGATGACGTCTTAAAAAAGATTTTAGATTACGACGGAATCATTATCAGAAGCAGAATCCCGATCGACAGGAACTTTATTGAGCATGCTAAAAATCTGAAGTTCATTGCGAGAGTCGGCGCTGGAATGGAAAATATTGACTGCGAGTTTGCCGAACTTTCAGGAATCAGACTCATCAGTTCACCCGAAGGAAACCGGGATTCTGTGGCGGAACACGTTTTGGGAATGTTGCTGATTTTGATGAACCGTCTGTTTATCGCATCCAACGAGGTAAAAAACGGAATCTGGAAAAGAGAGGAAAACCGCGGCGACGAGCTTCTAGGGAAAACATTCGGAATCATCGGTTACGGAAATATGGGAAAAGCGGTCGCCAAACGGCTCTCGGGGTTTGGCTGCAAAGTCATTTTCCACGATATCTTACCGAATCTTTCAGATGAATTTGCAACTCAGGTTTCATTGGAAGAACTCAAAAAAGAATCCGATATCTTGAGTTTGCACCTCCCGATTACGCCTGAAACACATTATCTCATTGACGAAAAATTTATTTCTGAAATGGAGAAGGATTTCTATTTCGTGAACACTGCCCGTGGAAAAAATGTCAAAACGAAAGATTTAGTTGAAGCCATTAAAAATGGAAAAGTAAAAGCTGCAGCACTTGACGTTTTGGAATATGAAAAATCGTCTTTTGAAAATCTAGAAACGAAAAACGAAGACCTTCAATTCCTGCTCAACTCTGAGAAGGTCATCGTGACACCACACATTGCGGGCTGGACAACACAAAGCAAAGAAAAACTGGCGCAGGTAATTGTGGACAAGATTTTGATTGAAATTGTTTAA
- a CDS encoding HU domain-containing protein, which yields MNFTALILEFLKQNGTVSLPGFGTFYLKKSNAVLDSDGKSILPPGSEIAFRETAARDSQKFAQFVAKHNKVKQIDAEIEITKQVNFWNATLYKEKKLSVENLGTFFLDDSKLHFKGIRTENLSPDFYGLEEIKFSEIKRNRTKAGAFTFSNSAWWILPLLAGVLGLAYVGITQPEMIFGKKSFNNLHEEKPAPKIQKDSVKTDSANAAIAVQDSIRTDSIETVAIQPKKTAQKWSSKNYSKSKWQKSKKRRNH from the coding sequence ATGAATTTCACCGCACTGATTCTCGAATTTTTGAAACAAAACGGAACCGTTTCTCTACCCGGATTCGGAACTTTTTATCTAAAGAAAAGCAACGCGGTTCTGGACAGTGACGGCAAAAGTATTCTACCGCCGGGAAGTGAAATCGCTTTTCGTGAAACTGCAGCGAGAGATTCACAAAAGTTTGCACAATTTGTTGCAAAACACAATAAAGTAAAACAGATTGACGCCGAAATCGAGATCACGAAACAGGTGAATTTCTGGAACGCAACTCTTTATAAAGAGAAAAAGCTTTCCGTTGAAAATTTGGGAACTTTTTTTCTGGACGACAGCAAACTGCATTTCAAAGGAATTAGAACAGAAAATCTTTCGCCCGATTTTTACGGACTGGAAGAAATCAAGTTTTCCGAAATCAAGAGGAACAGAACAAAAGCGGGTGCATTCACCTTCAGCAATTCCGCTTGGTGGATCCTTCCGTTGCTTGCCGGTGTTTTAGGGCTCGCTTATGTGGGAATTACTCAGCCGGAAATGATCTTCGGCAAGAAATCATTCAACAATTTACACGAAGAAAAACCTGCTCCGAAAATTCAGAAAGACAGTGTCAAAACTGATTCTGCAAATGCAGCGATCGCGGTTCAGGACTCGATCCGAACAGATTCTATTGAAACTGTGGCAATTCAGCCCAAGAAAACAGCCCAAAAGTGGAGCTCAAAAAATTATTCAAAATCTAAATGGCAAAAATCAAAAAAGCGTCGGAATCATTAA
- the panB gene encoding 3-methyl-2-oxobutanoate hydroxymethyltransferase translates to MSVHSELKKITTETLRKMKFDKEKITMLTAYDYTTAKMVDAGGVDAILVGDSASNVMAGYETTLPITLDQMIYHAQCVIRGVDRALVVVDLPFGSYQSNPEKALESAVRIMKESEAHAIKLEGGKEIEESIIKIVNAGIPVMGHLGLTPQSIYQFGTYKVRAKEEEEAEKLISDAKLLEQLGCFSLVLEKIPAALAKKVSESISIPTIGIGAGPDCDGQVLVYHDMVGMNKDFSPKFLRRYLDLYTEITGAVSQYVKDVKSSDFPNQNESY, encoded by the coding sequence ATGTCTGTACATTCAGAACTCAAAAAAATTACCACCGAGACTTTGCGAAAAATGAAATTCGACAAAGAAAAAATCACGATGCTCACCGCATACGATTACACGACTGCAAAAATGGTGGATGCAGGCGGAGTTGACGCGATCTTGGTCGGAGATTCCGCTTCCAATGTGATGGCGGGTTACGAAACTACTTTGCCGATTACTTTGGATCAGATGATTTACCACGCACAATGTGTAATTCGTGGTGTTGACCGAGCTTTGGTGGTGGTCGATCTTCCGTTCGGAAGTTACCAGTCGAATCCCGAGAAAGCGTTGGAATCTGCAGTTCGGATTATGAAAGAGTCTGAAGCTCATGCAATAAAACTAGAAGGCGGAAAAGAAATCGAGGAATCGATCATCAAAATCGTCAATGCTGGAATTCCTGTGATGGGACATTTGGGATTGACGCCGCAGTCGATTTACCAGTTCGGAACGTATAAAGTTCGCGCAAAAGAAGAGGAGGAAGCAGAGAAACTCATCAGCGACGCCAAACTTCTGGAGCAACTCGGATGTTTTTCTTTGGTTTTGGAAAAAATTCCTGCGGCACTCGCAAAGAAAGTGTCAGAAAGCATTTCGATTCCAACCATCGGTATTGGAGCAGGTCCCGACTGCGACGGTCAGGTTTTGGTGTACCACGATATGGTGGGAATGAACAAGGATTTCTCACCTAAATTTTTAAGAAGATACCTCGACCTATATACCGAAATTACTGGCGCGGTTTCCCAATATGTGAAAGACGTGAAAAGTTCGGATTTTCCTAATCAAAATGAGAGTTATTAA
- a CDS encoding T9SS type A sorting domain-containing protein, translated as MKKISSLLVALFAIITVSAQVQVTVTSAGKVKIMYGASNNYTFYAPGVGTQTFYIHMWSVPADNGTGAQLDDSWNNSNVTMNWSAADNAYVGNVDFATKLWTGTNNVIPAGTTLTNFGMVFKDQQNGATHQSADVQANTVGFTPTTIPALAVSNVSAKAKSAVVAGKLYTSAKGNLTLSVYEMSGKLVKTFNVNADGNAIDLNVPSNGLYLVKISNGSENEVVKFAK; from the coding sequence ATGAAAAAAATCTCTTCTTTGCTGGTTGCTTTATTTGCAATCATCACAGTTTCAGCTCAGGTACAGGTTACAGTAACTTCAGCTGGAAAAGTAAAAATCATGTACGGAGCTTCAAATAATTACACATTTTATGCTCCGGGAGTAGGAACTCAGACTTTTTATATCCACATGTGGTCTGTACCAGCAGATAATGGTACCGGTGCACAACTTGATGACTCTTGGAACAACTCTAATGTAACAATGAACTGGAGCGCTGCAGACAATGCTTACGTTGGAAATGTTGACTTTGCTACAAAGCTTTGGACCGGCACTAATAATGTAATCCCTGCAGGTACTACTTTAACCAACTTTGGAATGGTTTTCAAAGATCAACAAAACGGCGCAACGCACCAGTCTGCTGACGTTCAAGCGAACACAGTTGGTTTTACTCCGACAACAATTCCTGCATTGGCTGTTTCTAACGTTTCTGCAAAAGCTAAATCAGCAGTAGTAGCAGGTAAACTTTATACTTCTGCAAAAGGAAACCTTACTCTTTCGGTATATGAAATGAGCGGAAAGCTGGTTAAGACTTTTAATGTAAACGCAGACGGAAACGCAATCGACTTGAATGTACCTTCTAACGGACTTTACCTTGTGAAAATCAGCAATGGTTCTGAAAACGAAGTAGTGAAGTTTGCAAAATAA
- a CDS encoding Ig-like domain-containing domain — translation MRKIIFLFIFSIIVTSCARVGSPVGGPKDTIPPRVVGSNIDTSRVNVPRNIKELRIDFDEYITLKDINKNLIISPSLKRMKKILPSGMANKYLLIKWDDTLQANTTYNFNFGNSIVDNNEGNPLQYYTFAFSTGDKIDNLYISGDVKNMIAQKQSGTAEKNFVVGLYQEKDSMNYRQKPYYITKADPDGYFELNYLSPGNYRILAFDDANGNSVYDAGKESVGFKKEKIELDKSISGMEIYLYPSKKAVKYTEMKEVPGGVLMTFEGNPESVKVQSLNAKLQDYKVTQTPKSDSVTIWFDARKQDLGITQSENLKFSYDNGIKKDSVSLFYRYNTKNEMTVSNSRGNLLPPNQDFAIKSNYYIDRIQTEKWTLVSDSIQQEFTARISEKNPYEIFIKANFKEGKKYSLTVPKETVSSFYESIAKSYRFDFEGDKTENYGTLNLTLENPPTHKFWLQLLNEGNDVAYSRYGKETKFIFSSIKPGKYQIRILVDNNENGIWDTADFANNEFAEDVYLMDKKIDIRPLWEIREVWDLAPKKEAPKETLPNVPTPIETKKP, via the coding sequence ATGAGGAAAATTATTTTTCTTTTCATTTTCAGCATCATCGTCACTTCCTGCGCAAGAGTTGGTTCCCCAGTTGGCGGTCCCAAAGACACGATTCCGCCGAGAGTTGTCGGGAGCAATATCGATACTTCAAGAGTGAATGTACCACGAAACATCAAGGAACTCCGCATTGATTTCGACGAGTACATCACGCTGAAAGACATCAACAAAAACCTGATTATTTCGCCATCATTAAAAAGGATGAAAAAAATTCTTCCTTCGGGAATGGCGAATAAATACCTGCTGATCAAATGGGACGATACGCTGCAAGCAAATACAACCTACAATTTTAATTTTGGAAACTCGATCGTTGACAACAACGAAGGAAACCCGCTTCAATACTACACTTTTGCTTTTTCTACTGGAGATAAAATCGACAACCTCTACATCAGCGGCGATGTGAAAAACATGATCGCCCAGAAACAAAGCGGCACCGCTGAAAAGAATTTCGTGGTCGGACTATATCAGGAAAAAGATTCCATGAACTACCGCCAAAAACCGTACTACATCACCAAAGCCGATCCAGACGGTTACTTCGAGCTGAATTATCTGTCGCCCGGAAATTACCGAATTCTCGCATTCGACGACGCCAATGGAAATTCAGTGTATGACGCAGGAAAAGAAAGTGTCGGCTTCAAGAAAGAAAAGATTGAGTTGGACAAAAGTATTTCGGGAATGGAAATTTACCTTTATCCATCGAAGAAAGCGGTAAAATACACCGAGATGAAAGAAGTTCCTGGTGGAGTTTTGATGACTTTCGAAGGGAATCCAGAAAGTGTGAAAGTGCAGTCGCTCAACGCAAAACTCCAGGATTACAAAGTAACGCAAACTCCAAAATCTGATTCGGTGACCATTTGGTTTGATGCCCGAAAACAGGATCTGGGAATCACACAAAGCGAAAACCTGAAATTCAGCTACGACAACGGAATCAAGAAAGATTCGGTATCGCTGTTTTACCGTTACAACACCAAGAATGAAATGACGGTCAGCAATTCCAGAGGGAATCTTTTGCCGCCGAATCAGGATTTCGCCATCAAATCGAATTACTATATCGACAGAATTCAAACAGAAAAATGGACACTGGTTTCAGACAGCATCCAACAGGAATTTACCGCAAGAATCTCGGAAAAAAATCCTTACGAAATTTTCATTAAAGCTAATTTTAAGGAAGGTAAAAAATACTCATTAACTGTACCGAAAGAAACCGTGTCTTCTTTTTACGAATCGATTGCTAAATCCTACCGATTTGATTTTGAGGGAGATAAAACCGAAAACTACGGCACTTTAAATCTAACCCTTGAAAATCCACCAACTCACAAGTTCTGGCTACAATTGCTGAATGAGGGAAATGATGTTGCGTATTCCCGTTACGGAAAAGAAACTAAGTTTATCTTTAGCTCCATAAAACCAGGGAAATACCAGATTCGGATCTTGGTTGACAATAACGAAAACGGAATTTGGGACACCGCCGATTTTGCCAATAATGAATTTGCGGAAGATGTTTATTTGATGGACAAGAAGATTGACATTCGTCCGTTGTGGGAAATCCGCGAAGTGTGGGATCTCGCGCCGAAGAAGGAAGCGCCGAAAGAGACTTTACCGAACGTACCGACTCCAATAGAAACCAAGAAACCTTAA
- a CDS encoding Crp/Fnr family transcriptional regulator, translating into MSLEKQTLIEENLQNTFNEESFRETLSPVDFEKYLSSRQSLKFHKGETIFEDGEMAKGVYLLKKGTAKLSKLGVYGKEQILRFIKEGDLIGYRSILCGEDFQAKAEAMTDVEASFLPSDVFLHLLEVDSKLAFVMLQKIAFELGESSNTVTFLAQKTVRERLAEILLLLEQKLGTDPEGFIKISLTREEIANIIGTATESAIRLISEFKQDGLIEVDGRLIKILNHEKLIKLGHVIM; encoded by the coding sequence ATGTCACTGGAAAAACAAACCCTGATCGAGGAGAATCTGCAGAACACCTTTAACGAAGAGTCATTCAGAGAAACATTGTCGCCCGTGGATTTTGAAAAATATCTGTCTTCAAGGCAATCTCTAAAATTTCATAAAGGCGAAACCATTTTTGAGGATGGTGAAATGGCAAAAGGAGTTTATCTGCTCAAAAAAGGAACCGCAAAGCTTTCAAAATTAGGGGTTTACGGAAAGGAACAAATTCTCCGTTTTATTAAAGAAGGTGATCTGATCGGATACCGCTCCATTCTATGCGGTGAAGACTTTCAGGCAAAAGCCGAAGCGATGACCGATGTTGAGGCGTCTTTTCTTCCGTCGGATGTTTTTCTACATTTGTTGGAAGTGGATTCCAAGCTGGCTTTTGTGATGTTGCAGAAAATCGCTTTCGAACTCGGCGAATCCTCAAATACCGTAACTTTCCTTGCTCAGAAAACCGTTCGGGAACGACTCGCGGAAATTCTTTTGCTTCTCGAGCAGAAACTGGGAACCGATCCAGAAGGATTTATCAAGATCTCATTAACCCGTGAAGAAATTGCCAACATTATCGGAACCGCCACAGAAAGCGCAATCCGCTTGATTTCCGAATTCAAGCAGGACGGGCTCATCGAAGTTGACGGCAGACTCATCAAAATCCTCAACCACGAGAAATTGATTAAGTTGGGGCACGTGATTATGTAG
- a CDS encoding TonB-dependent receptor, which yields MKGLFFLGLLSPAVFYAQIQQDSIKESQIEAINFTKRLPVAKEIINVQKDLDQKNLGQDLPVLLKNQMSVISTSDAGNGVGYTGFRIRGVGGNGINVMMNGVPYNDSESQGTFFVDVPDLTSSASQIVIQRGVGTSSNGVSAFGASVNVISKNPDEKFYIKSDNTYGSFNTYKYSAEIGSGKFWNNRLSLMGRYTKIHSDGYIDRAFSDLDSYNFTALFEQNKTKLRFLAFGGKEKTYQAWNGIDKATWETNPKFNFSGAIYDANWENIVSFYDNETDNYGQNHYQLLWEQNFNDRWNLETTLHYTKGKGYYENYKQDAKYSKYNLPNQGASKRSDFIRKKWLDNDFYGAVSTLYGKFENLDLNFGLVGNQYYGRHYGNVSDVFLPQIFEHEYYRNNSLKNEIAGFAKAIVKVDAFEFFGDLQLRNIGYNTGIVQQGDEEGVELKKDWLFFNPKFGVNYKIPQGKIFVSYAHAHREPNRDDLFSNTETQAEKLHDFEAGIEKTFGNLSFTTNLYYMNYVNQLVLNGQINNIGEFIRVNSGKSYRMGIELGALAKLSEQWNLSGNLALSKNENQDFKNETGNGIDNLGNTPISFSPNVIANALLSYSPTKNFSVGLQNQYVGSQFLDNTNNADLKLKEYFLTDFNAKYTLQLNRTDIDFKLLVNNIFNQKYVNNGYVYEGPIYFSQAGTNFLFGVSAWFR from the coding sequence ATGAAAGGATTGTTTTTTTTAGGACTTTTGAGTCCAGCCGTTTTTTACGCGCAAATTCAGCAGGATTCCATCAAGGAGTCACAAATCGAGGCCATCAATTTTACCAAACGGCTTCCCGTCGCCAAAGAAATCATCAATGTGCAAAAGGATCTGGACCAGAAAAATCTCGGTCAGGATTTACCCGTGTTGTTGAAAAACCAGATGTCGGTTATTTCAACTTCCGATGCGGGAAATGGAGTTGGCTACACAGGTTTCAGAATCCGTGGAGTTGGCGGAAACGGCATTAATGTAATGATGAACGGCGTTCCGTACAACGATTCCGAATCGCAGGGAACTTTCTTTGTGGATGTTCCTGATTTGACAAGTTCCGCTTCACAAATCGTGATTCAGCGAGGAGTTGGAACATCTTCCAACGGAGTTTCGGCATTTGGAGCGAGTGTGAACGTGATCTCGAAAAATCCCGATGAAAAATTCTACATAAAATCCGACAATACTTACGGATCTTTCAACACCTATAAATATTCTGCCGAAATCGGTTCCGGGAAGTTCTGGAACAACCGGCTGAGTTTGATGGGACGTTACACGAAAATTCATTCCGACGGATATATCGACCGCGCTTTCTCGGATTTGGATTCCTACAACTTTACTGCGCTATTCGAACAAAACAAAACGAAACTCCGTTTTCTTGCTTTTGGTGGAAAAGAAAAAACCTACCAAGCTTGGAACGGCATCGATAAGGCGACTTGGGAAACCAACCCGAAATTCAATTTTTCGGGCGCGATTTATGATGCGAACTGGGAAAACATCGTGAGTTTCTACGATAACGAAACCGACAATTACGGGCAGAACCATTATCAATTATTGTGGGAGCAGAACTTCAACGACCGTTGGAATCTTGAAACCACTCTCCATTACACCAAAGGAAAAGGATATTACGAAAACTATAAGCAGGATGCGAAATACTCGAAATACAATCTGCCAAATCAAGGAGCTTCGAAACGTTCGGACTTCATCAGAAAAAAATGGCTCGACAATGATTTCTATGGAGCGGTTTCCACGCTTTATGGGAAGTTTGAAAACCTCGACCTGAACTTTGGACTCGTTGGAAACCAGTATTACGGAAGGCATTACGGAAATGTTTCCGACGTTTTTCTTCCCCAAATTTTCGAGCATGAATATTACCGAAACAATTCATTAAAAAATGAAATCGCAGGTTTTGCAAAAGCAATTGTTAAAGTAGACGCGTTCGAATTCTTTGGAGATTTGCAGTTGAGAAACATCGGCTACAACACAGGGATCGTTCAGCAAGGCGATGAAGAAGGCGTTGAATTGAAAAAGGACTGGCTGTTCTTCAACCCGAAATTTGGTGTGAACTACAAAATTCCTCAAGGAAAAATTTTCGTTTCCTACGCACACGCACACCGCGAACCGAACCGAGACGACCTCTTTTCAAATACAGAAACTCAAGCTGAAAAACTCCACGATTTCGAGGCAGGAATCGAGAAAACTTTCGGTAACCTCTCCTTTACCACGAATCTCTATTATATGAATTATGTGAACCAGCTGGTTTTGAACGGACAAATCAACAATATCGGAGAATTCATCAGAGTAAATTCGGGTAAAAGCTACAGGATGGGAATTGAGCTCGGCGCTTTGGCAAAACTGTCGGAACAGTGGAATCTTTCAGGGAATCTTGCTTTAAGTAAAAACGAAAACCAGGACTTCAAAAATGAAACCGGCAACGGAATTGATAATCTTGGAAACACGCCCATTTCCTTTTCACCAAATGTGATTGCGAACGCGTTGCTTAGTTATTCACCAACCAAAAACTTCTCGGTCGGTCTTCAAAATCAGTATGTAGGAAGCCAGTTTCTGGACAATACCAATAATGCAGATCTAAAACTTAAGGAGTATTTCCTGACCGATTTTAATGCAAAATACACTTTACAATTAAACAGAACTGATATTGATTTCAAGCTTTTGGTTAACAATATTTTTAACCAAAAATATGTAAACAATGGTTATGTGTATGAAGGACCCATTTATTTTTCACAGGCGGGAACCAACTTCCTTTTCGGCGTAAGCGCTTGGTTCAGATAG